In Pristis pectinata isolate sPriPec2 chromosome 11, sPriPec2.1.pri, whole genome shotgun sequence, the following proteins share a genomic window:
- the gjb8 gene encoding gap junction protein beta 8, which yields MNWGQLHLILGGVNRYSTSIGKIWLTVIFVFRIMILVVAAESVWGDEQSDFICNTLQPGCKNVCYDQFFPMSHIRLWCLQLIFISTPALLVSLHVAYKQHGEKRSLEKRQGFLKREEVDALRKRKMRIVGAFWWTYVTSIFFRILFETVFTYMLYFLYGGFRMARLVKCNSWPCPNTVDCFISRPTEKTVFTIFMIVVSGVCVLLNVAELFYLMVKACTRQACCVRQHPRHLSRRQENQQNEMNELLSINAERQQAALGLSKSSSGTHCTD from the coding sequence ATGAACTGGGGACAACTGCACCTTATCCTAGGAGGCGTCAACAGATACTCCACCAGCATCGGCAAAATATGGCTCACGGTGATCTTCGTCTTCAGAATCATGATTCTAGTAGTGGCGGCGGAGAGCGTTTGGGGTGACGAGCAGTCGGACTTCATctgcaacactctgcagcctgGCTGCAAGAACGTTTGCTACGATCAGTTCTTCCCAATGTCTCACATCAGGCTGTGGTGCCTCCAGCTCATATTCATCTCCACCCCTGCCCTTCTGGTCTCCCTGCACGTTGCGTACAAGCAGCACGGAGAGAAGAGGTCCTTGGAGAAACGGCAGGGTTTCTTGAAAAGGGAAGAAGTCGATGCCTTGAGGAAACGGAAGATGCGGATCGTCGGTGCCTTTTGGTGGACCTATGTTACTAGCATCTTCTTCAGAATCCTCTTTGAAACTGTGTTCACTTACATGTTGTATTTTCTGTACGGTGGGTTTCGGATGGCCCGCCTGGTTAAGTGCAACTCCTGGCCCTGTCCCAACACCGTTGACTGTTTTATCTCCAGACCAACGGAGAAAACGGTGTTCACCATATTCATGATCGTAGTTTCCGGCGTCTGCGTGCTTTTAAATGTAGCCGAATTGTTTTATTTGATGGTGAAGGCTTGCACAAGGCAGGCGTGTTGTGTGCGGCAACACCCCCGCCACCTGTCTAGGAGGCAGGAGAACCAACAGAACGAGATGAACGAACTGCTGTCCATTAATGCCGAGCGCCAGCAAGCAGCGTTGGGGCTTAGCAAATCTTCCTCAGGGACTCATTGCACCGATTAA